The following are encoded in a window of Platichthys flesus chromosome 19, fPlaFle2.1, whole genome shotgun sequence genomic DNA:
- the nfkbil1 gene encoding NF-kappa-B inhibitor-like protein 1 → MVSSQQKRVWRYVEEGSLPKLKSYLRKHRDLEVNFSQGKRQRSPLHLACCRRDDAVLRLLLEHGADVLQKDHKGDTTLHTAANMALKHGKTAYDDLVVPLKQSCPEAMTVPNRAGVTPEDLLGFMRHPERAVNPSRPPEADPEKEWQEKLFGECEDEFSEMFGVYDADDFLPVDEDEEDFGDWASRIRREYFDKKNAEAQRLAALSSGWKRKKSKEDKEQEERSYKELHEKLQREHEEYLARAARKEEETRQGKKRRYDEKCAATFQTGSSESSTKLSYSDIPWPAPKGTVQEMVDLMLHGVDRKDVPVFRKMLKKQQTLWHPDRFAQRCEARLEEKDKKRILDTVTALSQELNRLAQSLRA, encoded by the exons ATGGTGTCCAGCCAGCAGAAGCGGGTGTGGAGGTACGTGGAGGAGGGAAGTCTACCCAAGCTGAAGTCGTACCTGAGGAAGCACCGGGACCTGGAGGTGAACTTCTCCCAAGGCAAGAGGCAGAGGAGCCCGCTGCACCTCGCCTGCTGCCGGCGAGACGACGCcgtgctgcggctgctgctggagcacgGAGCCGATGTCCTCCAGAAGGACCATAAAGGAGACACGACGCTGCACACCGCGGCCAACATGGCCCTCAAACACGGGAAGACAG cgTACGATGACCTGGTTGTGCCCCTGAAGCAGAGCTGTCCTGAGGCCATGACTGTCCCGAACCGGGCTGGAGTCACACCCGAGGACCTGCTGGGTTTCATGAGACACCCAGAG AGGGCAGTGAACCCGAGTCGTCCACCTGAAGCAGACCCTGAGAAGGAGTGGCAGGAGAAGCTGTTTGGTGAATGTGAAGATGAGTTCTCTGAAATGTTTGGAGTATACGACG CTGATGATTTTCTTCCTGttgatgaagacgaggaagaTTTTGGGGACTGGGCCAGTCGTATTAGGAGAGAATATTTCGATAAAAAGAATGCCGAAGCTCAAAGACTGGCAGCGTTGTCTTCAggatggaaaagaaagaagagtaaagaagataaagagcaggaggagcgaAGCTACAAGGAGCTGcatgagaagctgcagagggaaCATGAAGAGTATCTGGCTCGAGCAGCACGTAAAGAGGAAGAGACTCGTCAGGGCAAGAAGCGCAGGTACGACGAGAAGTGTGCAGCTACTTTCCAGACCGGCTCCTCAGAGAGCAGCACAAAGCTGAGCTACAGTGACATCCCCTGGCCAGCTCCCAAAGGTACAGTGCAGGAGATGGTGGACCTCATGCTGCACGGTGTGGACCGCAAGGACGTGCCGGTGTTTCGTAAAATGCTCAAGAAGCAGCAGACGCTGTGGCATCCGGACAGATTTGCTCAGAGATGTGAGGCGCGGTTAGAGGAGAAGGACAAGAAGAGGATCCTGGACACAGTCACAGCTCTGTCACAGGAGCTCAACAGACTGGCTCAGAGTCTGAGGGCTTAA
- the LOC133975437 gene encoding apelin receptor B-like, translating into MDMKPTEGNYDYYEYDESENSTMCDYSEWTPSYSVIPVLYMLIFILGLSGNGVVIFTVWRAQGKRRAADVYIGNLALADLTFVVTLPLWAVYTAMGYHWPFGVALCKISSYVVLLNMYASVFCLTCMSFDRYLAIVHSLSSTQLRSRGHTRGCLIGIWLLSGLLAAPTLVFRTTKDDPSSNRTSCAMDFSLVLTSKEEEGLWIAGLSISSSALGFLLPFLAMMVCYGFIGCTVTRHFNTLRKEDQRKRRLLKIITTLVVVFAACWTPFHLVKSADALSYLDLFPATCAFLRFLLLAHPYATCLAYINSCLNPFLYAFFDLRFRSQCLCLLNLKKSLHASPASSLSSQKTEAQSLATKV; encoded by the coding sequence ATGGACATGAAGCCAACTGAAGGTAACTATGATTACTATGAATACGATGAGTCGGAGAACTCCACCATGTGTGACTACTCGGAGTGGACCCCCTCGTACTCCGTCATCCCGGTGCTCTACATGCTCATCTTCATCCTCGGCCTCTCCGGGAACGGGGTGGTCATCTTCACCGTGTGGAGGGCGCAGGGCAAGCGGCGCGCGGCGGACGTCTACATCGGGAACCTGGCCCTGGCTGACCTCACCTTCGTGGTCACGCTGCCCCTGTGGGCCGTGTACACCGCCATGGGCTACCACTGGCCCTTCGGGGTGGCCCTGTGCAAGATCAGCAGCTACGTGGTGCTGCTCAACATGTACGCCAGCGTCTTCTGCCTCACCTGCATGAGCTTCGACCGCTACCTGGCCATCGTGCACTCGCTGTCCAGCACCCAGCTGCGCTCCCGCGGCCACACGCGCGGCTGCCTCATCGGCATCTGGCTGCTGTCCGGGCTCCTCGCCGCGCCCACCCTGGTGTTCCGCACCACCAAGGACGACCCCAGCAGCAACCGCACCTCCTGCGCCATGGACTTCAGCCTGGTGCTGACcagcaaggaggaggagggcctGTGGATCGCCGGCCTCAGCATCTCCTCCTCGGCGCTGGGCTTCCTCCTGCCCTTCCTGGCCATGATGGTGTGCTACGGCTTCATCGGCTGCACCGTCACCCGCCACTTCAACACCCTGCGCAAGGAGGACCAGCGCAAGAGGAGGCTGCTGAAGATCATCACCACGCTGGTGGTGGTGTTCGCCGCCTGCTGGACGCCCTTCCACCTGGTGAAGAGCGCGGACGCCCTCTCCTACCTGGACCTGTTCCCCGCCACCTGTGCGTTCCTGCGCTTCCTGCTGCTGGCCCACCCGTACGCCACCTGCCTGGCCTACATCAACAGCTGCCTCAACCCCTTCCTCTACGCCTTCTTCGACCTGCGCTTCAGGTCCCAGTGCCTGTGCCTCCTCAACCTGAAGAAGTCCCTGCACGCCAGCCCGGCCAGCTCCCTGTCCTCCCAGAAGACAGAGGCCCAGTCCCTGGCCACCAAGGTGTGA